In Phragmites australis chromosome 16, lpPhrAust1.1, whole genome shotgun sequence, one DNA window encodes the following:
- the LOC133895574 gene encoding lysine histidine transporter 2-like: MGTQAQENYPPAKADERSAKEKAIDDWLPITSSRNAKWWYSAFHNVTAMVGAGVLSLPYAMSELGWGPGIAVLVLSWIITLYTLWQMVEMHEMVPGKRFDRYHELGQHAFGEKLGLWIVVPQQLVVEVGVNIVYMVTGGKSLKKFHDVICDDKCKSIKTTYFIMIFASVHFVLSQLPNLNSISGVSLAAAVMSLSYSTIAWGASVDKGKLPNVDYHLRATTTPGKVFGFFGALGDVAFAYAGHNVVLEIQATIPSTPEKPSKKPMWKGVVVAYIVVALCYFPVSLVGYWAFGNIVDDNILITLNNPKWLIATANMMVVIHVIGSYQIYAMPVFDMLETVLVKKLHFPPGLTLRLITRTVYVAFTMFVAITFPFFGGLLGFFGGFAFAPTTYFLPCVMWLAIYKPKRFGLSWFANWICIVLGVLLMILSPIGGLRQIIMDAKTYSFYS; the protein is encoded by the exons ATGGGGACGCAGGCACAGGAGAACTACCCTCCTGCCAAG GCCGATGAAAGGAGCGCAAAGGAGAAGGCGATCGACGACTGGCTCCCGATCACCTCGTCGAGGAACGCCAAGTGGTGGTACTCCGCCTTCCACAATGTCACCGCCATGGTTGGTGCCGGCGTGCTCAGCCTTCCCTACGCCATGTCTGAGCTCGGCTG GGGTCCCGGCATCGCAGTGCTGGTCTTATCATGGATCATCACGCTGTACACGCTGTGGCAGATGGTGGAGATGCACGAGATGGTGCCGGGCAAACGTTTCGACCGGTACCACGAGCTGGGGCAGCACGCGTTCGGCGAGAAGCTGGGGCTATGGATCGTGGTGCCGCAGCAGCTGGTTGTCGaggtgggcgtgaacatcgtgTACATGGTCACCGGCGGCAAATCCCTGAAGAAGTTCCACGACGTGATTTGCGACGACAAGTGCAAAAGCATCAAGACCACCTACTTCATCATGATCTTCGCCTCCGTCCACTTCGTGCTCTCCCAGCTCCCCAACCTCAACTCCATCTCTGGCGTCTCCCTGGCTGCCGCCGTCATGTCGCTCAG TTACTCAACGATCGCGTGGGGCGCGTCGGTGGACAAGGGGAAGTTGCCGAACGTGGACTACCATCTTCGGGCAACGACGACGCCGGGGAAGGTGTTCGGCTTCTTCGGGGCACTGGGGGATGTGGCGTTCGCGTACGCGGGGCACAACGTGGTGCTTGAGATCCAGGCCACCATCCCGTCGACGCCGGAGAAGCCGTCCAAGAAGCCCATGTGGAAGGGTGTCGTCGTCGCCTACATCGTCGTTGCCCTCTGCTACTTCCCCGTCTCGCTTGTCGGGTACTGGGCCTTCGGCAACATTGTCGATGACAACATCCTCATCACCCTCAACAATCCGAAGTGGCTCATCGCCACGGCCAACATGATGGTCGTCATCCATGTGATTGGCAGCTACCAG ATTTACGCGATGCCGGTGTTCGACATGCTAGAGACGGTGCTGGTGAAGAAGCTCCATTTCCCTCCAGGCCTGACGCTCCGTCTGATTACCCGGACCGTCTATGTTG CCTTCACAATGTTCGTAGCCATTACCTTCCCCTTCTTTGGTGGATTGCTCGGTTTCTTTGGTGGATTCGCCTTCGCGCCGACAACTTATTTC CTTCCCTGCGTCATGTGGCTTGCAATCTACAAGCCCAAAAGGTTCGGCCTCTCATGGTTCGCCAACTGG ATCTGCATTGTTCTTGGGGTGCTGCTGATGATCCTGTCGCCGATCGGAGGACTTCGGCAGATAATCATGGACGCCAAGACATACAGTTTCTACTCATAA